A window of the Actinomycetota bacterium genome harbors these coding sequences:
- a CDS encoding GTP-binding protein, which yields MAKAKFERTKPHVNIGTIGHIDHGKTTLTSAITAVLAKHKPSDINQPIAFENIDKAPEERQRGITIAIAHVEYESDTRHYAHV from the coding sequence GTGGCCAAGGCCAAGTTCGAGAGGACCAAGCCGCACGTCAATATCGGGACGATCGGTCATATCGATCACGGTAAGACGACGTTGACGTCGGCGATCACTGCTGTGTTAGCTAAGCACAAGCCGTCGGATATCAATCAGCCGATCGCGTTCGAGAATATCGATAAGGCTCCTGAGGAGCGTCAGCGGGGTATCACGATCGCTATCGCTCATGTGGAGTATGAGTCGGATACCCGTCATTACGCGCATGTG
- the fusA gene encoding elongation factor G, with the protein MAEAAVNEEKQQPQAPKPEGGQRKTQGLPIREFPASRTRNIGIMAHIDAGKTTTTERILYYTGKSYKIGEVHEGAAVMDWMVQEKERGITITSAATTANWKDHWINIIDTPGHVDFTVEVERSLRVLDGAVAVFDAVQGVEPQTETVWRQANKYGVPRICFINKMDRVGADFTQAVEMIKERLVEPHPIPIQIPWGNESDFQGVIDLVEMKALRWSEGMGDTWETLEIPEDMLEAAQAARHTLIEDLAEVEHDEVMLQHFVNETEPSSKELLDAIRRHTLTMEMAPLLCGTAFKNKGVQPLLDAICNYLPAPTDIPPVTGIDPKNEERELERPHTDDAPFSALAFKIVSDPYVGKLTYFRVYSGTLKAGSHVHNATRDRKERIGRILRMHANHREDIEAVFAGDIVAAVGLKHTFTGDTLCDPDNPVVLESMTFPEPVISVSIEPKTKADQDKLTQAMQKLTEEDPTFRVRTDDETGQTIISGMGELHLDIIVDRLIREFNVGATPGRPQVAYRETIRQPVTGHVYTHAKQTGGRGQYAKVVIDVEPLGPGGGFEFVNAVRGGDVPQEYIPAVDAGVLEAMQTGVLAGYPMVDVRVTLTSGQHHEVDSSEMAFKVAGSMAFKEAARKGKPVLLEPIMEVEVVTPDDYLGDVLGDINSKRGRIERVEARSGSQIIRALVPLAELFGYATDLRSRTQGRATFTPQFHSYQEVPDSVAREIVQ; encoded by the coding sequence ATGGCAGAGGCGGCAGTGAACGAGGAGAAGCAACAGCCCCAGGCCCCCAAGCCCGAGGGCGGACAGCGCAAGACCCAGGGGCTCCCCATCCGGGAGTTCCCGGCCAGCCGGACCCGCAACATCGGGATCATGGCTCACATCGACGCGGGCAAGACCACGACCACGGAGCGGATCCTCTACTACACCGGCAAGTCCTACAAGATCGGCGAGGTCCACGAGGGCGCCGCGGTCATGGACTGGATGGTGCAGGAGAAGGAGCGCGGCATCACGATCACCTCTGCCGCCACCACCGCCAACTGGAAGGACCACTGGATCAACATCATCGACACGCCCGGACACGTCGACTTCACCGTCGAGGTGGAGCGCTCCCTTCGCGTGCTGGACGGCGCGGTGGCCGTCTTCGACGCGGTCCAGGGGGTCGAGCCCCAGACCGAGACGGTCTGGCGTCAGGCGAACAAGTACGGGGTCCCGCGCATCTGCTTCATCAACAAGATGGACCGGGTCGGCGCGGACTTCACCCAGGCCGTCGAGATGATCAAAGAGCGCCTCGTCGAGCCGCACCCCATCCCGATCCAGATCCCGTGGGGCAACGAGTCGGACTTCCAGGGGGTCATCGACCTGGTCGAGATGAAGGCCCTGCGGTGGAGCGAGGGCATGGGCGACACGTGGGAGACCCTGGAGATCCCCGAGGACATGCTAGAGGCGGCCCAGGCAGCCCGGCACACCCTGATCGAGGACCTCGCGGAGGTCGAGCACGACGAGGTCATGCTCCAGCACTTCGTCAACGAGACCGAGCCCTCGTCGAAGGAGCTGCTGGACGCGATCCGCCGTCACACCCTCACCATGGAGATGGCCCCGCTGCTCTGCGGGACCGCCTTCAAGAACAAGGGCGTCCAGCCCCTGCTCGACGCCATCTGCAACTACCTGCCGGCACCGACCGACATCCCGCCCGTCACCGGGATCGACCCGAAGAACGAGGAGCGGGAGCTCGAGCGTCCGCACACCGACGACGCCCCCTTCTCGGCCCTGGCCTTCAAGATCGTGTCCGACCCCTACGTCGGGAAGCTGACGTACTTCAGGGTCTACTCCGGCACGCTCAAGGCCGGGAGCCACGTCCACAACGCGACCCGTGACCGCAAGGAGCGCATCGGACGCATCCTGCGGATGCACGCGAACCACCGGGAGGACATCGAGGCGGTCTTCGCGGGCGACATCGTCGCCGCGGTCGGCCTGAAGCACACCTTCACCGGTGACACCCTCTGCGACCCGGACAACCCGGTCGTGCTCGAGTCGATGACCTTCCCCGAACCGGTCATCTCGGTGTCGATCGAGCCGAAGACGAAGGCCGACCAGGACAAGCTGACGCAGGCGATGCAGAAGCTGACCGAGGAGGACCCGACCTTCCGCGTCCGGACCGACGACGAGACCGGTCAGACGATCATCTCAGGGATGGGCGAACTGCACCTCGACATCATCGTCGACCGCCTCATCCGGGAGTTCAACGTCGGCGCCACCCCCGGGCGGCCGCAGGTCGCCTACCGGGAGACCATCCGTCAGCCCGTGACCGGACACGTCTACACCCACGCGAAGCAGACCGGAGGTCGCGGACAGTACGCCAAGGTCGTCATCGACGTCGAGCCCCTCGGCCCCGGCGGCGGCTTCGAGTTCGTGAACGCGGTGCGAGGCGGTGACGTCCCGCAGGAGTACATCCCGGCGGTGGACGCAGGTGTCCTCGAGGCCATGCAGACCGGGGTCCTGGCCGGCTACCCGATGGTGGACGTCCGGGTCACGCTGACCAGCGGACAGCACCACGAGGTCGACTCGTCGGAGATGGCGTTCAAGGTGGCCGGTTCCATGGCCTTCAAGGAGGCAGCCAGGAAGGGCAAGCCCGTCCTGCTCGAGCCGATCATGGAGGTCGAGGTCGTGACCCCCGACGACTACCTCGGGGACGTCCTAGGCGACATCAACTCCAAGAGAGGCCGAATCGAGCGCGTCGAGGCACGCTCCGGGAGCCAGATCATCAGGGCTCTGGTGCCGCTGGCCGAGCTGTTCGGGTATGCTACCGACTTGCGCTCCCGAACCCAGGGACGCGCGACATTCACGCCGCAGTTCCACTCCTACCAGGAGGTCCCGGATTCTGTGGCGCGCGAGATCGTCCAGTAG
- the rpsG gene encoding 30S ribosomal protein S7 produces the protein MPRRGPVPKRETRPDPLHDSQLVTQLINRVMQDGKKTTAEKIVYQALDDLRQRSGMEPVPALKKAVDNVRPLLEVRSRRVGGATYQVPVDVHPRRGTALAFRWLVSTARSRKGKGMAEKLSGELLDALQGTGTAVKKREDLHKMAEANRAFAHYRW, from the coding sequence ATGCCACGGCGTGGACCCGTCCCCAAGCGCGAGACCCGCCCCGACCCGCTGCACGACAGCCAGCTGGTGACCCAGCTGATCAACCGTGTGATGCAGGACGGCAAGAAGACGACGGCCGAGAAGATCGTGTACCAGGCCCTCGACGACCTGCGTCAGCGGTCCGGGATGGAGCCTGTCCCGGCCCTCAAGAAGGCGGTGGACAACGTCCGGCCGCTGCTCGAGGTGCGGTCCAGGCGCGTCGGTGGGGCGACCTACCAGGTGCCGGTGGACGTCCACCCGCGCCGAGGAACAGCGCTGGCCTTCCGGTGGCTGGTGTCCACCGCCCGGTCCCGCAAGGGCAAGGGGATGGCCGAGAAGCTGTCCGGCGAGCTCCTGGACGCCCTCCAGGGCACGGGCACCGCGGTCAAGAAGCGCGAAGACCTGCACAAGATGGCCGAGGCCAACCGGGCCTTCGCGCACTACCGCTGGTAG
- a CDS encoding SAM-dependent methyltransferase: MRRRLLDELRRARPDLDDAEEAIAAGRVFVNGSPVTNPSSMVTPGASVVVRPRTELRGSRKLAAALDALTVDPAARTCLDVGAAAGGFTTTLLDRGASRVYAVDVGHGQLRGSLRQDARVVNLESTNVADLDRHLVPDPISLVTVDVSYLSLTAAVAQLDRLEIEPGAELVGLVKPMFELRLSDAPTDAEGVRRALEEARRGVEAAGWEVRAAIASPVPGARGAMEGWVHATRD; encoded by the coding sequence GTGCGGCGACGGCTACTCGATGAGCTGCGACGGGCCCGGCCCGACCTGGACGACGCCGAGGAGGCCATCGCGGCCGGGCGCGTCTTCGTGAACGGGAGCCCGGTCACGAACCCGTCGAGCATGGTGACGCCCGGGGCGTCGGTCGTGGTGAGGCCCCGGACCGAGCTGCGCGGCTCCCGCAAGCTGGCCGCCGCGCTCGACGCCCTCACGGTGGACCCGGCCGCACGCACCTGCCTGGACGTGGGCGCCGCGGCGGGCGGTTTCACGACCACGCTGCTGGACCGGGGCGCCTCGAGGGTCTACGCCGTGGACGTCGGCCATGGACAGCTCCGTGGCTCCCTGCGCCAGGACGCCCGGGTCGTGAACCTCGAGTCGACGAACGTCGCGGACCTCGACCGCCACCTCGTCCCGGACCCGATCTCCCTCGTGACCGTGGACGTGTCCTACCTGTCCCTGACCGCGGCCGTGGCTCAGCTCGACAGGCTCGAGATCGAGCCGGGAGCCGAGCTCGTCGGTCTCGTGAAGCCGATGTTCGAGCTGAGGCTCTCGGACGCCCCCACCGACGCGGAAGGCGTCCGGAGGGCGCTCGAGGAGGCCCGCCGGGGGGTAGAGGCGGCGGGATGGGAGGTCCGAGCCGCCATCGCATCACCCGTCCCGGGGGCCCGGGGAGCGATGGAAGGGTGGGTTCACGCGACGAGAGATTGA
- the rpsL gene encoding 30S ribosomal protein S12, which yields MPTIQQLIRKGRKVPRTKSKTPALKGSPQRRGVCLRVYTTTPKKPNSALRKIARVRLTGGSEITAYIPGEQHNLQEHSIVLVRGGRVKDLPGVRYKIIRGTLDTAGVRNRKQARSKYGAKRGGD from the coding sequence GTGCCGACGATCCAGCAGCTGATCAGGAAGGGCCGGAAGGTCCCCCGGACGAAGTCGAAGACCCCCGCCCTCAAGGGGTCCCCGCAGCGGCGGGGTGTCTGCCTGCGCGTGTACACCACCACGCCGAAGAAGCCGAACTCGGCCCTTCGCAAGATCGCCCGTGTCCGCCTCACCGGGGGCTCGGAGATCACCGCCTACATCCCCGGTGAGCAGCACAACCTCCAGGAGCACTCGATCGTGCTCGTCCGCGGCGGCCGTGTGAAGGACCTCCCGGGCGTGCGGTACAAGATCATCCGGGGCACGCTGGACACGGCCGGTGTGCGCAACCGCAAGCAGGCCCGTTCGAAGTACGGCGCGAAGCGAGGAGGGGACTGA